The Carassius gibelio isolate Cgi1373 ecotype wild population from Czech Republic chromosome B19, carGib1.2-hapl.c, whole genome shotgun sequence genomic interval CCGGTTTGGAATTCTGGGGCAGATGAAAGCAGTCTCTTGGTTCTACTTTACTACTTTGCAATTTagctaatgcttttatccaaattggCATACAGCACACCTATCCCACAGATAATCAGTCTAGACAACTTGGGAAAAGTGCCTTCCCCAAATGGTCCTTTAATGGTTTTTGTATCACTTTAGGTTCAGCAGGCCACTGCATTTGGTCTTTGAGGcaatacagtactgtatatgattgtttagaaatgaaaatttgatgatcAAAGCTCTCCAATGGCATCAGTTTGTTGTTTCACACCTGCAACATTTGGTGACCAGTCCAGGTCTTTAACCAGCAGTATTCTCAGCATACtccatttttgttgtttcttGTCACCTTTGATCTGATCACTTGTCTCTTTGGTCCTCAGGTTATGGCCACGCGGCTCCAGGCACAGATGCTGGAAAGGCGTTCTGTATGTTTTACGCAGTGCTTGGGATCCCTCTGACGCTGGTGATGTTCCAAAGCCTTGGCGAGAGGATGAACACCTTTGTGAAGTACATGCTGAAGCGCATCAAAAAGTGCTGCGGGATGCGCATCACGGAAGTCTCCATGGAGAACATGGTGACTGTGGGCTTCTTCTCCTGCATGGGAACGCTCTGCATTGGCGCAGCAGCTTTTTCCCACTACGAGGACTGGAGTTTCTTTCAGTCCTATTACTATTGTTTCATAACGCTCACCACCATCGGGTTCGGGGACTTTGTGGCCCTGCAGAagaacaaagctttgcagagaaaGCCCCTCTATGTGGCGTTCAGCTTCATGTACATCCTAGTGGGGCTGACGGTCATCGGGGCCTTTCTCAACCTTGTGGTCCTTCGCTTCCTGACCATGAACAGCGAGGATGAGCGGCGGGATGCCGAGGAGAGGGCTTCCTTGGCGGGGAACCGCAGTAGCATGATCATACACATCCAGGAGGACACACTGCAGAGGAGTCGACGGAGACgagaacagcagcagcagcgctaCAGATCCGAGGTCACCGATCTCCAGTCCGTCTGCTCCTGCATGCACTACCATTCGCACGAGTTCGGGAGCTCGGTCGGCCTCGGGTTGGGAATTGGAGGAGGAAGCAGTGGCGGCGCATTTCCACACCAGAACTCATTCGGCTCCCAGTTGAGCCCACATCAGTACCATCACTACCACTCGACGGTGTCCTACCGCATAGAGGAGATCTCGCCAAGCACGCTGAAAAACAGCATCCTTCCCTCCCCCATCAGCTCCGTCTCGCCCGGGCTGCACAGCTTCACGGAAAACCTCCGGCTGATGAGACGACGCAAGTCCATCTGAGAACCGACAGCAACCGCTGAACACACATATCCAATGCTGCTGCTCTACCAAACCTCATTACGCCACTTTTCTCGTCATTTTCTGGCTGATTTCGGACCAGCAGGACATTTGATCGCTCGGTGGATATATTGGAACTTTGTTTAAAAGCATGAAGCATGGATATCTATTTTTGCAGGAAACGCCTGGGCCTTCTTCGTCCTTTTGAGCAGCACCCAAGTGGATTTGGATATAATACTACCATCCTGATATCTTGTCAGATGATGCACACTTGCATTTTGAATAATACAGAAGGaaatagatatatataattttttaagggACATATGATAATGTGTGTTTTATCAAACAGTGAGCAACCTCTGGTTCTTTCTTGAGATTCAAGTGCCACACCACTGAAGGAGAAAATAACGATAAAACTGATTTGAAAAGGACTACGCAGTATCAGGTATTGTTTTCTATAAGCAATTCTATTTAAGAAAAATTGACATTGATACACATCATGCCAAAATATTGTTGCCAACCATAGCATGTGCATTAGTTGCCGTTTGATGTGCGTCATTGTTTCCGTTAGCCTTTTTGTTTTTCGTTTCTGTTCGTTTCAATTCGATCGAAGGTTTTCTGTAAATTATACATGTATGTAGAGACTTTCCAAGTGTGTTATATTTTGAGGTGACAGATGAGTGACAGCAAAAGTCGGTTGTGAGAGGAAAATAATTGCATGTGCTTTGTTTAAACTGGTATGCGTTTACTGTAATGAGGCAAAGCGATAGCACTGGATCCaatattaaaagcaaataatcctttaaaaagtgttttttttttttttttttttttttttatggaagtcgAACTACATATCCACTAAAACAGGGCCTCACAAATGGGAACGTAAAGGCAATGCGGATGATTgttattcattgttattttatataaacaacaGCACGACTATTATTCCATTGTGAACAATCAGTGTATAATGTATGCTAACCCTAGCAATGATTGCTTTATTCTCGCCAATAACCatggcatttatttgaatgagacttatttaaatgcatcaataaagacagttatttatgtattttacattttaatgatgtCTTCAGAGAATGCCCTGCAAATGAGATGGTACATCACAGGCATAAAAATTGCTCTGATGTTGATTGAAAAACATAGTGCACCTCTATTAGGAACAGTCTGGATGTACTCAACAGTTCTCATTCTCTGCTTGCggtagggtgttttttttttgtttgtttttttactaaccAAGTTTCATCTCTGATATAACCGCAATCATGTCACTTTTTGGTTTCAAACTAAACCTTTTCAACTCTTTTACTAGGTCTTACTGTATCCTGGATGTGATATCTGAGTATCTGTGTTACAGTTAGGATCATCCAATAAACCAGAGTTGGAGTCAAGACCAGACTCTACAAGATATAGACCAAGACTTGACGCtctgaggcccagaaccacactAATTCCTGTCCAAGTAATgaactaaaatagaaaaaaagctgaatttattgCAGCGTACACATTGTGCAGTGGCTAAATAGCCATTCAAAGCCATAGAAGTTTGTTAATGTTCTGTTATCAATAAGGCACCTTGTTGAAAGTGGCTATAGTCTTTGGTATGTACATGTAAGTTGACTCATTTTTAGTCTCTAAACACAGATGAAATCTGGATCTAGATGGAGCAATGCAACATTTATGTGGTCTGGAGTGGTCTTCAATACTCCAACTCTGATAATAACGAACCAATAAAATAACATTGCAaataaccgtttttttttttttttgttttgtttttttatggatgTAGAAGGCtgtaactattttttttcttgataagATTTGACATCCATTTCGTTTAACCAGTTTTAATTGAGAGCTGGTCTCTAATTTCAGTTCTGTTGACCAAATAAGTCAGAAGCGGTTAGAGTGGTGACGTTTTTATCTAAATGATAAAGATTTTTAGGCAGACGACCAATTATAATTTAGATTAAATGTGACACAAAAAGCATGAATCAGTTATTTATAAAATAGCCAAACATTTCAGGTGGTAGGACTGGACCCTTGCCGATGTTTTCTTGAAAAATAAATCTTGAATAATTGTCTTGATGTGGGTCACTGAGGAATGCAAAGCCCAAAGTGCCCGCTAAAGTAATTCGGTTTCAGACAAGACTAATTAATGAGAGAAATTCCCGATGGACTCCGGCGCTCCCGTGCACTCTTTTACTCAATTTCCAAGTCTGCCTGCGGGAAGCGGTTTCAGGCTCAAAAAGCTCACCATTCTAATACCAATCAACTTGACGTCTGACATTCTGGATTTCACAGCATATGTTGCAGCACTCATGTAAATTTATGTAAAACGCTACCATTTTATAATATTGTACAGTGCATATATTGTAAGTAGTTATATCCTTGATAAATTACAAAGGCATATTTTAAACTCAGATGCAttcacatttttacagcattcaGCATACTGTATGTGCCTTGAAGGGGTCTCTTTCAAATGTGGAGTTTGTATTTCATTAAGGCACATACTTGAATTCATATTCAGATATAGAAGCAAACTAATTAAAATACTTCATTGTCAAAGCAAAAGCTCCCCATGTATTCACATGGAAAACCAAAGCAACTGATCCTCACGAATGCCGCCGCCGCCGCCCAAACAATGCACAAGTATGTATTTTAGCATAAACACTGTCTGAAATATGTTAATTGTTTCACTAGCACAACAAAAAGCtttattttccactttttattGGTTGTCACTTTAACCAATGTATGTACATTATGGTTCCTGGGGTCAGGAcagaataacatgtatttaaCATCAATAAACTGTCCTTGCATTCTATATGTAATAGCCTGATGATAATTTCTCAAACAGATGAGCTTGTATGTTTGGATTAGATGAAATGTAATAACTTTATGATTggcaacacaaacaaataaatcatatGTATCAAAATCAGTCCACTTTACTTaatttataagaaatatatagatatagacaTGTCATGTAATAGTTATTATATTAAACTGCAAATTATGGGGCAAcctgatttaaaggaatagttgaatacatttttgctgaaaatgtattagtTTCTTTGTTCAttggaatagatttggagaaatttagcatttcatcacttgctcaccaatagatccattgcattgaatgggtgccgtcagaatgagagtccaaacagctgataaaaacatcacaataatctaaaccactccagtccattaattaacatctttgaagcaaaaagctgagtgtttgtaagaaacgGTTCCatcattaaagattttttatcCATTACTTTTGGCCAAAATTCaggtccataatccataatgacGCTTCCATCATTGAAAAAGTCCATACCCTGTTGTTCTCTCACTTTAAAATCTaccaacatatttatttagaactgTTTAGGACGGCTTTCTCTCATACAtgttgcttgatctgtgcatatttctctcaagTGAAGTTTCTTTTTCACCAGAggaagcataaaataaaatagagaactTGTATTTTAGTTGGAAGCTACAGTGGTCTTAATAATGaatttattataaacatgcagcttttcttttcacaacatgttaactgatggactggggcGGTGTGGATTACATCttgatcattgtgatgttttatcagctgtttggactcacattctgacggcacccattcactacataggatccattggtgagtaagtgatgaaatgctaaatttctcaaagaAACGACTAATTTGTATAtcgatgacctgagggtgagtacattgtaagcaaattttcatttttgggtgagctagacctttaatattaatatgatatAGTCACTTGAGACATTCAAAGTGTGTAGACTAGCCTCAGCCTCCCCAAATAATTGCTATTGCAGTTTTGCATTTGTAGTTTTATGCCATCTACTGTATCAGCAGAAAAACACAGTTGTTTTGACCAtctctttttcatttgtttactcTCCGCTTCTATATTGTTTTTCTTAATGCTACAGGAATATTGCACTATTAAATCTGTCTGTCCTCCCACAGCAGCGTGATTCACATATCTAAATATGATTATTCACAATAATCACCACATGTTGCTTTGTATTCATTTCTACAATAATCTGTTTCTGCAATAGAATGCATTATCAAGGTATCTTTTAAGTTCCCACTGCATCAAATAATCTGTCTGTCCCTGTCCGACTAATGAAGGGGAGCTATCGCGATATGGATTCACACTCCGAACTGTCAGAACAACATACTGTTTATTGTTTTTGACTTTATTGGGAAAACTTGCTAAGACAAACAAAGAAATGTAAATGCTCATTGCAT includes:
- the LOC127979486 gene encoding potassium channel subfamily K member 9-like; this translates as MALRAGRTLLWFGRVLRRVSRLQGLWSRRSSSLLCLSTSQDHDQGTCYNRNRCPKTQQQQQQHCLYPPFPDCCCAFPGDKRGHEPLSRRFLVAMKRQNVRTLSLIVCTFTYLLVGAAVFDALESDYEMREKEQLEAEEKRLQGKYNISEDDYKKLETIIMEAEPHRAGVQWKFAGSFYFAITVITTIGYGHAAPGTDAGKAFCMFYAVLGIPLTLVMFQSLGERMNTFVKYMLKRIKKCCGMRITEVSMENMVTVGFFSCMGTLCIGAAAFSHYEDWSFFQSYYYCFITLTTIGFGDFVALQKNKALQRKPLYVAFSFMYILVGLTVIGAFLNLVVLRFLTMNSEDERRDAEERASLAGNRSSMIIHIQEDTLQRSRRRREQQQQRYRSEVTDLQSVCSCMHYHSHEFGSSVGLGLGIGGGSSGGAFPHQNSFGSQLSPHQYHHYHSTVSYRIEEISPSTLKNSILPSPISSVSPGLHSFTENLRLMRRRKSI